Within the Deltaproteobacteria bacterium genome, the region GAACCTGCGCGACAGCGGGATGGACGTGCGCGTCGGGCTGCGCCCCGACAGCGCCTCGCGCCCGAAGGCCGAGAAGGCCGGGCTGCGCGTGGTCGACGCCGCCGCCGCGGCGCGCGAGGCCGACATCGTGATGATGCTCGTGCCCGACGAGCAGGGCGCCGAGATCTACGAGGGCGAGATCGCGCCCGGGCTCAGGCCCGG harbors:
- a CDS encoding ketol-acid reductoisomerase (catalyzes the formation of (R)-2,3-dihydroxy-3-methylbutanoate from (S)-2-hydroxy-2-methyl-3-oxobutanoate in valine and isoleucine biosynthesis), which codes for MNIYHDGDADLAPLRGKKIAVIGYGSQGHAHAQNLRDSGMDVRVGLRPDSASRPKAEKAGLRVVDAAAAAREADIVMMLVPDEQGAEIYEGEIAPGLRPG